A window of the uncultured Campylobacter sp. genome harbors these coding sequences:
- a CDS encoding helix-turn-helix transcriptional regulator: MDKKGFNELLKRANLSKKEFAELVGVLPSSVNNWGGSQNVPYWVESWLINYIKAENFDKMGEMFNSLVDIVKKP; this comes from the coding sequence ATGGATAAAAAAGGGTTTAATGAATTACTTAAACGCGCCAATCTCTCTAAAAAAGAGTTTGCCGAATTGGTCGGGGTTTTGCCAAGCTCGGTTAATAATTGGGGCGGTTCTCAAAATGTGCCGTATTGGGTTGAGAGTTGGCTTATCAACTACATCAAGGCTGAAAATTTTGACAAGATGGGCGAAATGTTTAATAGCCTAGTGGATATTGTTAAAAAGCCTTAA